The sequence GATGCTTTTTCTTTGTAGGTGAACCAGACAATGAGTCTCTATCATTGTGTTGATTAGGGGTATTGGAGGATGATGGTGTAGACGCAGTTGATGCTGTCGTTCCAGCCGATGCATTCAATAGCGCATTGGTCGTAACTTCAGGTGCTGGAGTGTTGAAGCCATTTTTAGGTGGTGATGGCAAACTGTACACGTCGATTTCGTTCGAGATGTCTTTGCCGAGTATAGAAAAACGATTCCCCTGTAATGATGAAGAGACCAGACTTAAAAACGAAAGTTCTTAAACAATGTGTAACTGATAATAAAAATCCGATTACAGATGTCTATGGCATGTCTGCCAAAAGCTTATCTTCTTCTATAATGAAGACATGAACGGGTGGTTAACCAACTATGCTGTGTTCTTATCGTCGAGACACCTGTTTGTAGCGCGGACTCCCtcaaaaagcatttttaaaaacGTGATAATGAGATCCggcaataaattaataaaaagattAAAACACAAACACAGAAGCAAATTTCGGGCACGAGCAACTTTTCGCCGGGATATGTTTTGGGAGGCTTTTAAGGACTGGCTTAACCTAGCTGCATTGAGACCTGGCTTGGTTCAAACATTCACGATACTGAATGTtattgctgttgtagcagtgcttcgcctcattcaATAAGTGCGATCAAAACGATAAGGATgttggaggcgttggttccacattgcaattgaaaagatggttggtgtcacatGGGGCCACGTTAAAAGCGGGGCAAACATTggctatgtcggggttgattctggataagtaagagtttaacctattacagtattcagatcgaaaCTAGAATGACGGGCGTCTCCCTGATGAGGTTGCTTCCTCCAACTGCGAGTTTAGGCTATTTTTCTTTGAGACATAAGAAGCTATCCCGTGGCAGTTTTGAGTGCAGTATTTCCGGGCAATAGCAATAGTCCAGGCGATTAGGCTGGCGACGTGAAGCACATGAGCGTCCGGTCAATTGCTTTATAAGCGGCTATGAGCGTTTCCTTGCCCCAAGTGCTTCCGGGAACTTGagaattttgttacggctctgagcTTTAGGTAAAATTGTGGCTGAGTGCTAGCCAATCTGTAGGTCCTGAACGAACgccacacccagtatttttggatgtacgacagtcggtagcgtaatgccaacgacgtggatgtccaataatGCCAACATTTTCCGCGTCCTCGTCGTAAATAAGGTCGCCAAGGATTTGGCCGATGACAGTGCCGTGATGTGAAAGAAGTGGAAAGACTAGGGAGATAGTCGTTAATTTTATAGTAAGGCTCATCAATGGATAGGCCATaacctgttgccattatcgtgcagtcatcggcgtgggACAAAATGGTAACTCCCTTTTGGTTCTGATGTttgtgtaaccccatttaatattATCCTATCTCAGCTGTCAGTTCAAACACGCCCTACATGATGGAGCACCCTTTTTCAGAATTGGTTTCCAACTCATAactcagaatttttttcatagaCGCCACAGCTCATGTCAAAATGTATAGAACTTAACCTCAGATTACCGGAACGCAACCGGGATAGGGTGATATTTTACGCAGCACTCAATATGCCGCTAGAATTGTAGAAGACTTATCTCAGATTCTAATATTCTATTACTTACATCCATAATttcggctgttgttgttgtggtcaCACTTGTAAATGTGGTTTTAGCCGGCATACTTAAATCCTTGCTCCTATTACTTTctgttgtatttgttgttgtaacaaTAATTTTCGGTGTTGCACCTGTATCAGGACTATTCGGCACAGATATTAAAGGAGTCGTAGACGCAGAGCTGCTGGGTATACTTGACACATCATATGCATTGCCATTCAAGTTATGATTGCCTTCACCTGCTTCTGTGATTTGTATTGTGGGTGATATTGTGGTTGTTGAGGTGTTACATTTCTCAGCACTCACAGCACCAAGTGTACAAGCGGCTGTCGTTATACCAGAAACGGAGGGACCATCAAAAAGACTACTATCCGGATCGCTGCAAGGGTTGAGAAAAAAATACTTGTAATATAgccataaattaataaaatatgtatTCAGGTAGTATA is a genomic window of Eurosta solidaginis isolate ZX-2024a chromosome 4, ASM4086904v1, whole genome shotgun sequence containing:
- the LOC137250854 gene encoding uncharacterized protein DDB_G0280579 isoform X1, translated to MSSRKSFFSGGKLTNKSSGSSGLRILWIPGGRKRHSKGSFDSTNKHVSHKGGQKKSEVWSVGGSKTQKDLIDADPDSSLFDGPSVSGITTAACTLGAVSAEKCNTSTTTISPTIQITEAGEGNHNLNGNAYDVSSIPSSSASTTPLISVPNSPDTGATPKIIVTTTNTTESNRSKDLSMPAKTTFTSVTTTTTAEIMDGNRFSILGKDISNEIDVYSLPSPPKNGFNTPAPEVTTNALLNASAGTTASTASTPSSSNTPNQHNDRDSLSGSPTKKKHHHKNENNNHQKDINSIESISDNTKLPSSDLEWIDELLLERNSREMLSKKKKKKISSTKELDQLDGVSNKHNAKDEMNDENEKVVKCLYYTLMCCECTIS
- the LOC137250854 gene encoding uncharacterized protein DDB_G0280579 isoform X4 codes for the protein MPKMLSIFQCYFIRLVCFFCCDPDSSLFDGPSVSGITTAACTLGAVSAEKCNTSTTTISPTIQITEAGEGNHNLNGNAYDVSSIPSSSASTTPLISVPNSPDTGATPKIIVTTTNTTESNRSKDLSMPAKTTFTSVTTTTTAEIMDGNRFSILGKDISNEIDVYSLPSPPKNGFNTPAPEVTTNALLNASAGTTASTASTPSSSNTPNQHNDRDSLSGSPTKKKHHHKNENNNHQKDINSIESISDNTKLPSSDLEWIDELLLERNSREMLSKKKKKKISSTKELDQLDGVSNKHNAKDEMNDENEKVVKCLYYTLMCCECTIS
- the LOC137250854 gene encoding uncharacterized protein DDB_G0280579 isoform X3 codes for the protein MFGISTRNKRSSTFRLLDSKKWSDPDSSLFDGPSVSGITTAACTLGAVSAEKCNTSTTTISPTIQITEAGEGNHNLNGNAYDVSSIPSSSASTTPLISVPNSPDTGATPKIIVTTTNTTESNRSKDLSMPAKTTFTSVTTTTTAEIMDGNRFSILGKDISNEIDVYSLPSPPKNGFNTPAPEVTTNALLNASAGTTASTASTPSSSNTPNQHNDRDSLSGSPTKKKHHHKNENNNHQKDINSIESISDNTKLPSSDLEWIDELLLERNSREMLSKKKKKKISSTKELDQLDGVSNKHNAKDEMNDENEKVVKCLYYTLMCCECTIS
- the LOC137250854 gene encoding uncharacterized protein DDB_G0280579 isoform X2 yields the protein MPKMLSIFQCYFIRLVCFFCWYIFATICWRCLNDFNKSNSIQITIDPDSSLFDGPSVSGITTAACTLGAVSAEKCNTSTTTISPTIQITEAGEGNHNLNGNAYDVSSIPSSSASTTPLISVPNSPDTGATPKIIVTTTNTTESNRSKDLSMPAKTTFTSVTTTTTAEIMDGNRFSILGKDISNEIDVYSLPSPPKNGFNTPAPEVTTNALLNASAGTTASTASTPSSSNTPNQHNDRDSLSGSPTKKKHHHKNENNNHQKDINSIESISDNTKLPSSDLEWIDELLLERNSREMLSKKKKKKISSTKELDQLDGVSNKHNAKDEMNDENEKVVKCLYYTLMCCECTIS